From one Drosophila subpulchrella strain 33 F10 #4 breed RU33 chromosome 3L, RU_Dsub_v1.1 Primary Assembly, whole genome shotgun sequence genomic stretch:
- the LOC119553856 gene encoding transcription factor GAGA isoform X4, with the protein MSLPMNSLYSLTWGDYGTSLVSAIQLLRCHGDLVDCTLAAGGRSFPAHKIVLCAASPFLLDLLKNTPCKHPVVMLAGVNANDLEALLEFVYRGEVSVDHAQLPSLLQAAQCLNIQGLAPQTVTKDDYTTHSIQLQHMIPQHHDQDQLIATIATAPQQTVHAQVVEDIHHQGQILQATTQTNAAGQQQTIVTTDAAKHDQAVIQAFLPARKRKPRMNKKSPTAPKISKVEGMDTIMGTPTSSHGSGSVQQVLGENGAEGQLLSSTPIIKSEGQKVETIVTMDPNNMIPVTSANAATGEITTAQGATGSSGVNTSGGSSTPKAKRAKHPPGAEKPRSRSQSEQPATCPICYAVIRQSRNLRRHLELRHFAKPGVKKEKKTTSGKKSSSGSSASGSGGALSSSGSVPQVQTVQSLHTLQGVQVKKDPDAQQQQQQQQQQAMAVSGSAGGQVQQQQVQQVQQQVQQQQQQLQHHQIIDSSGNITTATTSAQAAAAAQQQAASQQQQLVAQSADGSESGAPLSIAQVQTLQGHQIIGNLNQGNNKNILVKKVFILKGGNNT; encoded by the exons ATGTCGCTGCCAATGAATTCGCTGTATTCGCTCACCTGGGGCGATTACGGCACCAGCCTCGTATCGGCCATCCAATTGTTGCGCTGCCATGGCGACCTCGTCGATTGCACGCTGGCCGCCGGCGGGCGGAGTTTTCCCGCCCACAAGATAGTCCTATGCGCCGCCTCCCCCTTTCTGCTGGACTTGCTAAAG AACACACCATGCAAGCATCCAGTGGTAATGTTGGCCGGCGTGAATGCGAACGATCTGGAGGCGTTGCTGGAGTTTGTGTACCGGGGCGAGGTGAGCGTGGATCACGCCCAGCTGCCATCGCTGCTGCAGGCCGCCCAGTGCCTCAACATCCAGGGACTGGCTCCGCAGACAGTGACCAAGGACGACTACACCACCCATTCGATTCAGCTGCAACACATGATTCCGCAACATCACGACCAGGACCAACTGATAGCCACGATCGCCACGGCCCCACAGCAGACGGTTCATGCCCAGGTGGTGGAGGACATCCATCACCAGGGCCAGATCCTCCAGGCAACGACCCAGACCAACGCAGCAGGACAACAGCAGACCATCGTGACCACGGACGCGGCTAAACATGACCAGGCAGTGATTCAGGCATTCCTCCCGGCACGCAAGCGCAAACCGCGCATGAATAAAAAGTCAC CAACGGCACCGAAAATAAGCAAAGTTGAAGGAATGGACACGATTATGGGCACACCGACCTCATCGCACGGCTCGGGATCAGTGCAACAGGTGCTCGGCGAAAATGGAGCCGAGGGCCAGCTGCTTTCATCCACGCCGATCATCAAGAGCGAAGGACAAAAGGTAGAGACAATTGTGACCATGGACCCCAACAACATGATACCGGTAACGTCGGCAAATGCGGCAACTGGCGAGATAACAACGGCACAAGGAGCAACTGGATCATCCGGCGTCAACACGAGTGGCGGTTCATCCACGCCAAAGGCTAAACGCGCTAAACATCCGCCCGGAGCAGAAA AACCCCGTTCGCGGTCGCAATCGGAACAACCTGCTACTTGCCCAATTTGCTATGCTGTCATTCGTCAATCGCGGAACTTGCGGCGCCATCTCGAGCTGCGGCACTTTGCCAAGCCGGGCGTGAAGAAGGAGAAGAAAA CAACCAGTGGCAAAAAGTCGAGTAGCGGATCCAGCGCTTCGGGATCGGGAGGAGCACTGAGCTCCAGCGGCAGTGTGCCACAGGTGCAGACGGTGCAATCCTTGCACACGCTGCAGGGTGTGCAGGTCAAAAAGGATCCCGAtgcccagcagcaacagcaacaacaacagcagcaggcaATGGCAGTGAGTGGTTCGGCGGGCGGACAAGTGCAACAACAGCAGGTGCAGCAAGTGCAACAACAagtccagcagcagcaacagcagctgcAACATCACCAAATCATTGACTCCTCGGGCAACATAACAACGGCAACGACGAGCGCTCAGGCGGCGGCTGCCGCTCAGCAACAGGCGGCCAgtcagcagcaacaactgGTGGCTCAATCCGCCGATGGCAGCGAGAGTGGAGCACCGCTTTCGATTGCCCAGGTGCAGACGCTGCAGGGCCATCAGATCATAGGCAACTTAAATCAG ggcaacaacaagaacattTTGGTAAAGAAGGTTTTCATTTTGAAAGGCGGTAATAATACGTAA
- the LOC119553856 gene encoding transcription factor GAGA isoform X2, whose translation MSLPMNSLYSLTWGDYGTSLVSAIQLLRCHGDLVDCTLAAGGRSFPAHKIVLCAASPFLLDLLKNTPCKHPVVMLAGVNANDLEALLEFVYRGEVSVDHAQLPSLLQAAQCLNIQGLAPQTVTKDDYTTHSIQLQHMIPQHHDQDQLIATIATAPQQTVHAQVVEDIHHQGQILQATTQTNAAGQQQTIVTTDAAKHDQAVIQAFLPARKRKPRMNKKSPTAPKISKVEGMDTIMGTPTSSHGSGSVQQVLGENGAEGQLLSSTPIIKSEGQKVETIVTMDPNNMIPVTSANAATGEITTAQGATGSSGVNTSGGSSTPKAKRAKHPPGAEKPRSRSQSEQPATCPICYAVIRQSRNLRRHLELRHFAKPGVKKEKKSKSGNDTTLDSSLELNTTAEGDNTVGSDGPGGAGSAGGQSSATSGKKSSSGSSASGSGGALSSSGSVPQVQTVQSLHTLQGVQVKKDPDAQQQQQQQQQQAMAVSGSAGGQVQQQQVQQVQQQVQQQQQQLQHHQIIDSSGNITTATTSAQAAAAAQQQAASQQQQLVAQSADGSESGAPLSIAQVQTLQGHQIIGNLNQGNNKNILVKKVFILKGGNNT comes from the exons ATGTCGCTGCCAATGAATTCGCTGTATTCGCTCACCTGGGGCGATTACGGCACCAGCCTCGTATCGGCCATCCAATTGTTGCGCTGCCATGGCGACCTCGTCGATTGCACGCTGGCCGCCGGCGGGCGGAGTTTTCCCGCCCACAAGATAGTCCTATGCGCCGCCTCCCCCTTTCTGCTGGACTTGCTAAAG AACACACCATGCAAGCATCCAGTGGTAATGTTGGCCGGCGTGAATGCGAACGATCTGGAGGCGTTGCTGGAGTTTGTGTACCGGGGCGAGGTGAGCGTGGATCACGCCCAGCTGCCATCGCTGCTGCAGGCCGCCCAGTGCCTCAACATCCAGGGACTGGCTCCGCAGACAGTGACCAAGGACGACTACACCACCCATTCGATTCAGCTGCAACACATGATTCCGCAACATCACGACCAGGACCAACTGATAGCCACGATCGCCACGGCCCCACAGCAGACGGTTCATGCCCAGGTGGTGGAGGACATCCATCACCAGGGCCAGATCCTCCAGGCAACGACCCAGACCAACGCAGCAGGACAACAGCAGACCATCGTGACCACGGACGCGGCTAAACATGACCAGGCAGTGATTCAGGCATTCCTCCCGGCACGCAAGCGCAAACCGCGCATGAATAAAAAGTCAC CAACGGCACCGAAAATAAGCAAAGTTGAAGGAATGGACACGATTATGGGCACACCGACCTCATCGCACGGCTCGGGATCAGTGCAACAGGTGCTCGGCGAAAATGGAGCCGAGGGCCAGCTGCTTTCATCCACGCCGATCATCAAGAGCGAAGGACAAAAGGTAGAGACAATTGTGACCATGGACCCCAACAACATGATACCGGTAACGTCGGCAAATGCGGCAACTGGCGAGATAACAACGGCACAAGGAGCAACTGGATCATCCGGCGTCAACACGAGTGGCGGTTCATCCACGCCAAAGGCTAAACGCGCTAAACATCCGCCCGGAGCAGAAA AACCCCGTTCGCGGTCGCAATCGGAACAACCTGCTACTTGCCCAATTTGCTATGCTGTCATTCGTCAATCGCGGAACTTGCGGCGCCATCTCGAGCTGCGGCACTTTGCCAAGCCGGGCGTGAAGAAGGAGAAGAAAAGTAAGTCCGGTAACGATACCACCCTAGACTCCAGCTTGGAGCTGAACACGACGGCAGAGGGCGACAACACAGTGGGCAGTGATGGACCAGGCGGAGCGGGATCAGCTGGAGGACAATCATCCG CAACCAGTGGCAAAAAGTCGAGTAGCGGATCCAGCGCTTCGGGATCGGGAGGAGCACTGAGCTCCAGCGGCAGTGTGCCACAGGTGCAGACGGTGCAATCCTTGCACACGCTGCAGGGTGTGCAGGTCAAAAAGGATCCCGAtgcccagcagcaacagcaacaacaacagcagcaggcaATGGCAGTGAGTGGTTCGGCGGGCGGACAAGTGCAACAACAGCAGGTGCAGCAAGTGCAACAACAagtccagcagcagcaacagcagctgcAACATCACCAAATCATTGACTCCTCGGGCAACATAACAACGGCAACGACGAGCGCTCAGGCGGCGGCTGCCGCTCAGCAACAGGCGGCCAgtcagcagcaacaactgGTGGCTCAATCCGCCGATGGCAGCGAGAGTGGAGCACCGCTTTCGATTGCCCAGGTGCAGACGCTGCAGGGCCATCAGATCATAGGCAACTTAAATCAG ggcaacaacaagaacattTTGGTAAAGAAGGTTTTCATTTTGAAAGGCGGTAATAATACGTAA
- the LOC119553856 gene encoding transcription factor GAGA isoform X1, protein MSLPMNSLYSLTWGDYGTSLVSAIQLLRCHGDLVDCTLAAGGRSFPAHKIVLCAASPFLLDLLKNTPCKHPVVMLAGVNANDLEALLEFVYRGEVSVDHAQLPSLLQAAQCLNIQGLAPQTVTKDDYTTHSIQLQHMIPQHHDQDQLIATIATAPQQTVHAQVVEDIHHQGQILQATTQTNAAGQQQTIVTTDAAKHDQAVIQAFLPARKRKPRMNKKSPTAPKISKVEGMDTIMGTPTSSHGSGSVQQVLGENGAEGQLLSSTPIIKSEGQKVETIVTMDPNNMIPVTSANAATGEITTAQGATGSSGVNTSGGSSTPKAKRAKHPPGAEKPRSRSQSEQPATCPICYAVIRQSRNLRRHLELRHFAKPGVKKEKKSKSGNDTTLDSSLELNTTAEGDNTVGSDGPGGAGSAGGQSSATSGKKSSSGSSASGSGGALSSSGSVPQVQTVQSLHTLQGVQVKKDPDAQQQQQQQQQQAMAVSGSAGGQVQQQQVQQVQQQVQQQQQQLQHHQIIDSSGNITTATTSAQAAAAAQQQAASQQQQLVAQSADGSESGAPLSIAQVQTLQGHQIIGNLNQVNMTDFQQQQQQQQQQQQQQQQQQQQQQQQQTQPQQTL, encoded by the exons ATGTCGCTGCCAATGAATTCGCTGTATTCGCTCACCTGGGGCGATTACGGCACCAGCCTCGTATCGGCCATCCAATTGTTGCGCTGCCATGGCGACCTCGTCGATTGCACGCTGGCCGCCGGCGGGCGGAGTTTTCCCGCCCACAAGATAGTCCTATGCGCCGCCTCCCCCTTTCTGCTGGACTTGCTAAAG AACACACCATGCAAGCATCCAGTGGTAATGTTGGCCGGCGTGAATGCGAACGATCTGGAGGCGTTGCTGGAGTTTGTGTACCGGGGCGAGGTGAGCGTGGATCACGCCCAGCTGCCATCGCTGCTGCAGGCCGCCCAGTGCCTCAACATCCAGGGACTGGCTCCGCAGACAGTGACCAAGGACGACTACACCACCCATTCGATTCAGCTGCAACACATGATTCCGCAACATCACGACCAGGACCAACTGATAGCCACGATCGCCACGGCCCCACAGCAGACGGTTCATGCCCAGGTGGTGGAGGACATCCATCACCAGGGCCAGATCCTCCAGGCAACGACCCAGACCAACGCAGCAGGACAACAGCAGACCATCGTGACCACGGACGCGGCTAAACATGACCAGGCAGTGATTCAGGCATTCCTCCCGGCACGCAAGCGCAAACCGCGCATGAATAAAAAGTCAC CAACGGCACCGAAAATAAGCAAAGTTGAAGGAATGGACACGATTATGGGCACACCGACCTCATCGCACGGCTCGGGATCAGTGCAACAGGTGCTCGGCGAAAATGGAGCCGAGGGCCAGCTGCTTTCATCCACGCCGATCATCAAGAGCGAAGGACAAAAGGTAGAGACAATTGTGACCATGGACCCCAACAACATGATACCGGTAACGTCGGCAAATGCGGCAACTGGCGAGATAACAACGGCACAAGGAGCAACTGGATCATCCGGCGTCAACACGAGTGGCGGTTCATCCACGCCAAAGGCTAAACGCGCTAAACATCCGCCCGGAGCAGAAA AACCCCGTTCGCGGTCGCAATCGGAACAACCTGCTACTTGCCCAATTTGCTATGCTGTCATTCGTCAATCGCGGAACTTGCGGCGCCATCTCGAGCTGCGGCACTTTGCCAAGCCGGGCGTGAAGAAGGAGAAGAAAAGTAAGTCCGGTAACGATACCACCCTAGACTCCAGCTTGGAGCTGAACACGACGGCAGAGGGCGACAACACAGTGGGCAGTGATGGACCAGGCGGAGCGGGATCAGCTGGAGGACAATCATCCG CAACCAGTGGCAAAAAGTCGAGTAGCGGATCCAGCGCTTCGGGATCGGGAGGAGCACTGAGCTCCAGCGGCAGTGTGCCACAGGTGCAGACGGTGCAATCCTTGCACACGCTGCAGGGTGTGCAGGTCAAAAAGGATCCCGAtgcccagcagcaacagcaacaacaacagcagcaggcaATGGCAGTGAGTGGTTCGGCGGGCGGACAAGTGCAACAACAGCAGGTGCAGCAAGTGCAACAACAagtccagcagcagcaacagcagctgcAACATCACCAAATCATTGACTCCTCGGGCAACATAACAACGGCAACGACGAGCGCTCAGGCGGCGGCTGCCGCTCAGCAACAGGCGGCCAgtcagcagcaacaactgGTGGCTCAATCCGCCGATGGCAGCGAGAGTGGAGCACCGCTTTCGATTGCCCAGGTGCAGACGCTGCAGGGCCATCAGATCATAGGCAACTTAAATCAGGTGAATATGACTGACttccagcaacaacaacagcagcagcagcagcaacaacagcagcaacagcagcagcaacaacagcagcagcaacagcaaacaCAACCACAACAGACGCTCTGA
- the LOC119553856 gene encoding transcription factor GAGA isoform X3, translated as MSLPMNSLYSLTWGDYGTSLVSAIQLLRCHGDLVDCTLAAGGRSFPAHKIVLCAASPFLLDLLKNTPCKHPVVMLAGVNANDLEALLEFVYRGEVSVDHAQLPSLLQAAQCLNIQGLAPQTVTKDDYTTHSIQLQHMIPQHHDQDQLIATIATAPQQTVHAQVVEDIHHQGQILQATTQTNAAGQQQTIVTTDAAKHDQAVIQAFLPARKRKPRMNKKSPTAPKISKVEGMDTIMGTPTSSHGSGSVQQVLGENGAEGQLLSSTPIIKSEGQKVETIVTMDPNNMIPVTSANAATGEITTAQGATGSSGVNTSGGSSTPKAKRAKHPPGAEKPRSRSQSEQPATCPICYAVIRQSRNLRRHLELRHFAKPGVKKEKKTTSGKKSSSGSSASGSGGALSSSGSVPQVQTVQSLHTLQGVQVKKDPDAQQQQQQQQQQAMAVSGSAGGQVQQQQVQQVQQQVQQQQQQLQHHQIIDSSGNITTATTSAQAAAAAQQQAASQQQQLVAQSADGSESGAPLSIAQVQTLQGHQIIGNLNQVNMTDFQQQQQQQQQQQQQQQQQQQQQQQQQTQPQQTL; from the exons ATGTCGCTGCCAATGAATTCGCTGTATTCGCTCACCTGGGGCGATTACGGCACCAGCCTCGTATCGGCCATCCAATTGTTGCGCTGCCATGGCGACCTCGTCGATTGCACGCTGGCCGCCGGCGGGCGGAGTTTTCCCGCCCACAAGATAGTCCTATGCGCCGCCTCCCCCTTTCTGCTGGACTTGCTAAAG AACACACCATGCAAGCATCCAGTGGTAATGTTGGCCGGCGTGAATGCGAACGATCTGGAGGCGTTGCTGGAGTTTGTGTACCGGGGCGAGGTGAGCGTGGATCACGCCCAGCTGCCATCGCTGCTGCAGGCCGCCCAGTGCCTCAACATCCAGGGACTGGCTCCGCAGACAGTGACCAAGGACGACTACACCACCCATTCGATTCAGCTGCAACACATGATTCCGCAACATCACGACCAGGACCAACTGATAGCCACGATCGCCACGGCCCCACAGCAGACGGTTCATGCCCAGGTGGTGGAGGACATCCATCACCAGGGCCAGATCCTCCAGGCAACGACCCAGACCAACGCAGCAGGACAACAGCAGACCATCGTGACCACGGACGCGGCTAAACATGACCAGGCAGTGATTCAGGCATTCCTCCCGGCACGCAAGCGCAAACCGCGCATGAATAAAAAGTCAC CAACGGCACCGAAAATAAGCAAAGTTGAAGGAATGGACACGATTATGGGCACACCGACCTCATCGCACGGCTCGGGATCAGTGCAACAGGTGCTCGGCGAAAATGGAGCCGAGGGCCAGCTGCTTTCATCCACGCCGATCATCAAGAGCGAAGGACAAAAGGTAGAGACAATTGTGACCATGGACCCCAACAACATGATACCGGTAACGTCGGCAAATGCGGCAACTGGCGAGATAACAACGGCACAAGGAGCAACTGGATCATCCGGCGTCAACACGAGTGGCGGTTCATCCACGCCAAAGGCTAAACGCGCTAAACATCCGCCCGGAGCAGAAA AACCCCGTTCGCGGTCGCAATCGGAACAACCTGCTACTTGCCCAATTTGCTATGCTGTCATTCGTCAATCGCGGAACTTGCGGCGCCATCTCGAGCTGCGGCACTTTGCCAAGCCGGGCGTGAAGAAGGAGAAGAAAA CAACCAGTGGCAAAAAGTCGAGTAGCGGATCCAGCGCTTCGGGATCGGGAGGAGCACTGAGCTCCAGCGGCAGTGTGCCACAGGTGCAGACGGTGCAATCCTTGCACACGCTGCAGGGTGTGCAGGTCAAAAAGGATCCCGAtgcccagcagcaacagcaacaacaacagcagcaggcaATGGCAGTGAGTGGTTCGGCGGGCGGACAAGTGCAACAACAGCAGGTGCAGCAAGTGCAACAACAagtccagcagcagcaacagcagctgcAACATCACCAAATCATTGACTCCTCGGGCAACATAACAACGGCAACGACGAGCGCTCAGGCGGCGGCTGCCGCTCAGCAACAGGCGGCCAgtcagcagcaacaactgGTGGCTCAATCCGCCGATGGCAGCGAGAGTGGAGCACCGCTTTCGATTGCCCAGGTGCAGACGCTGCAGGGCCATCAGATCATAGGCAACTTAAATCAGGTGAATATGACTGACttccagcaacaacaacagcagcagcagcagcaacaacagcagcaacagcagcagcaacaacagcagcagcaacagcaaacaCAACCACAACAGACGCTCTGA
- the LOC119553858 gene encoding box A-binding factor, protein MSSGPGGGGGGSGQQQQHQQQQQHNTSSNNGGTTAATLSSSSSNSRSNTPGTSTSSTATGTGATSTLQRRILRGHAAQTTSGERVLLINYVPQSGAGAGATATASTQSTSQLPTRKILQARASAAAAATGGGGGGGGAGATSSSPPSTPAVSFAGLGSEVTVTLTRTNQRASVTSVTAAGHIVRNQQSTTYHQSTNTATTASTSSGTSAIHEHMGTSTSPPPLVFTHQPHHQHSQQQHQQHEYHQDHQLVDHHQLDQEHIIIDHHQQTEDDQLIEYDDGGTIEEQHHQLQLQEDLHDPQQQQHHDVVQEVYLQ, encoded by the coding sequence ATGTCCAGCGGccctggaggaggaggaggcgggagcgggcaacagcagcagcatcagcagcagcagcaacataacaccagcagcaacaatggTGGcacgacagcagcaacattgagcagtagcagcagcaacagcaggagCAACACGCCAGGAACGTCAACATCATCGACTGCAACTGGAACAGGAGCCACGTCCACACTCCAGCGTCGTATCCTGCGCGGCCATGCGGCGCAGACAACCAGCGGAGAGCGTGTCCTGCTCATTAACTACGTGCCACAGTCGGGCGCTGGTGcgggagcaacagcaaccgCATCCACACAGAGTACGTCCCAATTGCCCACCCGTAAGATACTCCAGGCCAGAGCctcggcagcagcagcagcaactgggggaggaggaggaggaggaggagctggaGCTACATCATCCTCGCCACCATCCACACCAGCTGTCTCCTTTGCCGGACTGGGCTCCGAGGTGACCGTCACCCTGACGCGCACAAATCAGCGCGCCAGCGTGACCAGTGTCACAGCCGCCGGTCATATTGTTAGAAATCAGCAATCCACCACCTATCACCAGAGCACAAACACAGCCACCACAGCATCGACATCCAGCGGCACATCGGCGATCCATGAGCACATGGGAACGTCAACGTCGCCGCCGCCACTGGTCTTCACCCATCAGCCACATCACCAACACAGCcaacagcagcaccagcaacatGAGTATCACCAGGATCACCAGTTGGTGGATCACCATCAGCTGGATCAAGAGCACATAATCATAGATCATCACCAGCAGACGGAGGATGATCAGTTGATCGAGTACGATGATGGCGGTACGATTGAGGAGCAGCATCATCAGCTGCAATTGCAGGAGGACCTACACGatccccagcagcagcagcatcacgACGTTGTCCAAGAAGTGTATCTCCAGTAA